TCTTGAAAATGTTTCGCAAAATTTTGCATTAATGCCCGTTTGTTAAGAAAAAATTTGGTTGAAACGCCCATTGGCATGTATTGTAACGCTGCATGGATTAACGTATCTGTGTATACTATGCAGTGCTCTATATTTGTGGGATTTTATCTTCCTGCGCTTGCATTTATTTATACCCAATCAGTCAAGAAATCATCATGAACCAAGGAACGTTATATATTGTTTCTGCGCCGAGTGGAGCAGGCAAATCAAGCCTTATTCAGGCTTTATTAAAAACTCAGCCTTTGTATGACACTCAGGTTTCTGTTTCGCACACAACGCGCCAAGCTCGTCCAGGCGAAAATCATGGTGAACATTATTTTTTCGTTACTGTGGATGAATTTCAAAATATGATCAGCAATGATGAATTTTTGGAATATGCCTGTGTTTTTGGTAATTATTACGGCACATCCCGAAAAGTCATCGAAGAGACACTCGCCAGTGGCGTTGATGTTTTTCTTGATATTGACTGGCAAGGTGCACAGCAAATCCGCCAGAAAATGCCCGCGGGGCGCAGCATTTTCATCCTGCCACCGTCCAAGGAAGAGTTGCTCCGCCGCCTGCGCGGACGCGGTCAGGATAGCGAAGAGGTCATTGCCAAACGCATGGCACAAGCCGTCGCGGAGATGGAACATTATAACGAATATGATTACGTCATTATCAATGACGATTTCAATACGGCATTGGCCGATTTACAATCTATTATTCGTTCAGAGCGTCTACGATTAGATCGTCAGACTCAGCGGCATGATGCCTTAATCAGCAAATTATTGGCAGACTGAACCAAGTTTCAGTATGATGCCCAGTCATTTATTTACCTGTGGAGTAGCACACATATGGCACGCGTAACTGTTCAAGACGCAGTAGAAAAAATTGGTAACCGTTTTGACCTGGTGTTGGTCGCTGCTCGCCGAGCACGCCAATTGCAAGCAGGTGGCAAAGATCCTCTCGTTCCAGAAGAAAACGATAAGACGACGGTTATCGCTCTGCGTGAAATCGAGCAAGGTCTTATCAACAATAAAATTCTCGATGTTCGTGAACGTCAAGAACAACAAGAGCAAGAAGCCGCAGAAATCAAAGCTGTTTCCGCCATCGCTGAAGGTCGTCGTTAATTTTACGGTAGGTCTGCCTTGTATCTGTTCGAAAGCCTGAAACAACTGGTTCTAAAATATTTGCCTGAAGATCAAATCGATCTGCTTAAACAGGCCTATGTCGTTGCGCGGGATGCCCACGAAGGGCAGACCCGCTCCAGCGGTGAGCCATACATTACTCACCCCGTCGCCGTTTCCTGTATTCTGGCTGAAATGCGCCTTGACCATGAGACACTGATGGCGGCACTTTTGCATGATGTCATTGAAGACACCCCGGCGACATTTCAGGATATAGAACAGCTATTTGGCACGGCCGTGGCCGGTTTGGTGGAAGGTGTATCCAAGCTGGATAAGCTGAACTTCCGGGACAAAAAGGAAGCTCAGGCTGAAAACTTCCGCAAAATGATCATGGCGATGGTGCAGGATATCCGCGTCATTTTGATCAAACTGGCAGACCGTACACACAATATGCGAACCCTTGGCTCCCTGCGCCCCGATAAACGGCGGCGCATTGCCAGGGAAACGCTGGAAATTTATAGTCCGCTGGCTCACCGTCTGGGTATTCATCACCTAAAAACGGAGCTGGAGGAACTGGGGTTTGAAGCCCTGTATCCGAACCGTTACCGCGTGATTAAAGAGGTTGTGAAAGCCGCGCGTGGTAATCGCAAGGAGATGATCCAGAAAATTCTGTCGGAGATTGAAGGCAGGTTAACGGATGCCGGCATTAAATGTACCGTCAGTGGCCGCGAAAAACATCTCTATTCGATCTATCGTAAGATGCGCCTGAAAGAACAGCGTTTCCATTCCATCATGGATATTTACGCCTTTCGGGTCATCGTCAATAATCTTGATACCTGCTACCGCGTACTGGGGCAAATGCACAGTTTGTACAAGCCACGCCCCGGCAGAGTGAAAGATTATATTGCCATCCCCAAAGCCAACGGCTACCAATCCCTCCACACTTCCCTGATAGGCCCGCACGGGGTGCCTGTTGAAGTTCAGATCCGTACCGAAGATATGGATCAAATGGCGGAAATGGGGGTTGCCGCTCATTGGGCTTACAAAGAACAAGGGGAATCGGGTACGACTGCGCAAGTTCGTGCCCAACGCTGGATGCAGAGCTTACTGGAACTCCAGCAAAGTGCCGGCAGTTCTTTTGAGTTTATCGAGAGCGTTAAATCTGATTTATTCCCTGATGAGATTTACGTTTTTACCCCTGAAGGGCGCATTGTTGAGTTACCGGCTGGCGCGACGCCTGTCGATTTTGCCTATGCCGTCCATACGGATATCGGCCATGCCTGTGTCGGTGCCCGTGTTGATCGTCTGCCTTATCCCCTCTCACAAACGCTCAACAGTGGGCAAACGGTCGAAATTATCACGGCACCAGGGGCTCGCCCTAACGCGGCATGGCTGAACTTTGTCGTCAGTTCTAAAGCGCGTGCCAAGATCCGCCAGTTGCTGAAAAACCTGAAACGGGATGATTCCATTAGTCTGGGGCGTCGTCTGCTCAATCATGCACTGGGTAACGGCACGAAAATTGCCGATATTCCGCCAGAAAATATCAGCAAAGAGCTGGCGAGAATGAAGCTTGCCACGTTGGATGATTTGCTGGCGGAGATCGGGTTGGGCAATGCCATGAGCGTGGTTGTCGCCCGCAATTTATTATTGGGTGCCGCAGAAAAAGTCGCAAACAGCAACGGCAATTCGTCCCGTAAACTGCCTATCAAGGGCGCTGACGGTATTTTAATTACCTTTGCCAAATGTTGCCGCCCAATTCCAGGCGACCCGATTATTGCTCATATCAGTCCGGGAAAAGGTTTGGTCATCCACCACGAATCCTGTCGCAATATCCGTGGATATCAGAAAGAACCGGAAAAATTTATGCCGGTTGAGTGGGATAAAGATATCAATAGTGATTTTATTGCTGAAATTAAAGTTGATATGTTTAACCATCAGGGAGCGCTGGCAAACCTGACGGCCGCCATTAACGATGTCAACTCCAATATTCAAAGCATGAATACGGAGGAAAAAGACGGCCGCGTCTATTGTGCTTTTATCAGGCTGACGACCAAAGACCGTATCCAATTGGCGAATATCATGCGTAAGATACGTGTGATGCCAGACGTGATGCGGGTCAGCCGTAACCGAAACTAGTCATATGAAAGGCCAACTCCTTGATGCTATCCCCTTAACCACCCTGCATGGTGTTGGCGCCAGTCAGGTCACTAAGCTCGCCAGGTTAGGGTTGGTCAATCTACAAGATTTGCTGTTGCACTTGCCGCTGCGCTATGAAGATCAAACCCGCCTGTATACCATCAATGAGTTACTGCCCGGCATTTATGCGACGGTAACCGGTGAAATATTGCGCACTCAGGTGGCTTTTGGGCGGCGGCGCATCATGACCTGCCAAATCAGCGATGGTACAGGCATATTGACCCTGCGTTTCTTCAATTTTACTGCCGCCATGAAGAATAATCTGGCCGAAGGAAAACAGGTTGTTGCCTATGGCGAGATCCGGCGTGGAACCCAAGGGCCAGAGATTATTCACCCTGAATATAAAGTCCGGCAACACGCCAACCACGTGCAACTGCAAGAGACGTTAACTCCCATCTATCCCACCACTGAGGGCGTGCGGCAAACAACGTTGCGCAAGTTAATTGAGCAAGCATTGGAAATTTTGGATACCTGCGCCATTAATGAATTGCTGCCGGAAGAATTCAGCCGCAATCTCATCAGCTTGCCCAATGCACTGCATACATTACATCATCCCCCGCCAGATATTTCTCTGGCCGATTTGGAAAATGGCCGCCATCCCGCCCAACGAAGGCTGATTCTGGAAGAGTTGCTGGCACATCAATTAAGTATGCTGACCGTCAGGGCGGGCACCCAGCGCTTTCATGCCCAACCCCTCCCGGCAGAGGATTCGCTGAAACAGCAACTGCTGAGCCGGTTGCCATTCTCTCCCACAGGCGCACAGGCTCGTGTTGTTGCAGAAATAGAACATGATTTGGAAAAAAATGTGCCCATGATGCGCCTGATACAAGGGGATGTCGGTTCGGGGAAAACCTTGGTGGCCGCGCTGGCCGCCGTGCGAGCCATCGTTCACGGCAAGCAAGTGGCATTGATGGCACCCACTGAATTGCTGGCGGAACAACATGCCAATACCTTCCGTCAATGGCTGGAGCCGCTCGGTATTCAGGTCGGTTGGCTGGCAGGGAAACAGAAAGGTAAAGCGCGTCAGGCACAGCAAGAGGCGATCGCCAGCGGTCAAGTGAGTATGGTGGTTGGTACACATGCCATGTTTCAGGAGCAGGTAAAATTTGCCGGATTGGCGCTGGTTATCATTGATGAGCAACACCGGTTTGGGGTTCATCAACGTCTGGCCTTGTGGGAAAAAGGGCGCGAACAAGGCTTCCATCCCCATCAGTTGATCATGACAGCGACCCCGATCCCACGCACCCTGGCAATGACCGCTTATGCCGATCTGGATACGTCCATCATTGATGAATTGCCTCCCGGCCGAACGCCGGTCACCACGGTTGCCATTCCGGATACCCGCCGGAACGATATTATCCAGCGGATCAAAAGCGCCTGTCTGGATGAAGGCCGTCAGGCTTACTGGGTCTGTACGCTGATCGAAGATTCGGAAGTGTTGGAAGCGCAGGCCGCGCAAGCGACCAGCGAAGAACTGACACTGGCGTTGCCGGAATTGAAAGTTGGCTTAGTGCATGGGCGGATGAAGCCGGCAGAAAAACAAGCTGTCATGGCGGCGTTCAAACAGGGTGAAATACAGTTGCTGGTTGCCACCACAGTCATCGAAGTCGGGGTGGATATCCCCAATGCCAGCCTGATGATCATCGACAACCCTGAGCGTCTCGGATTGGCGCAGTTGCATCAGCTTCGTGGGCGTGTCGGGCGTGGTGCCACGGCTTCCCACTGTGTCCTGCTCTATAAAACCCCGCTGACCCATACGGCCAAAATTCGCCTGCAAGTTTTGCGCGACAGCAACGATGGCTTTGTGATTGCCCAAAAAGATTTGGAAATCCGAGGACCCGGTGAATTACTGGGTACTCGTCAAACGGGTAATGCGGAATTCAGGATCGCGGATTTATTGCGGGATCAAAGTATGCTGCCTGAGGTTCAACGTATTGCCCGCTATCTCCACCAGCACTATCCTGAACATGCCAAAGCGCTGATTGAACGCTGGTTGCCGGATAGCTCGCAATATAGTAATGCCTGAATGTTGAAGAGAAACAGCTTTCTTACGAGCTACCTTTGAAATCAATCTATGGCTACCAAAAACTTGTCTCTTTAAAAAACCGAATAAATAGCGTTTCAAAATGCCAGAAGTAAATCTTGTCCCGCGCATCGCGCGGGATAAGATTGCAAACTCTCACTATGATGAAAACTTATTTATTTTCTCCAAAACAAAACCGTAATTAACGTGATGATTATCTGGACTACCGAGAATATAACCATTGCCGGCAACAAACCGAACATATCAGCTAAAGCGCCACTCGCAATAACGGGGAGAGAGAACCCAATATAAGAATAAATAAAAAGGCCTGCGGTTGCTCTGGCTCGGTTATCTGGCGCTTTTGAAGAGAATTCGAATAACGCCGCAAGGTAAGTAAAGCCATAACTTGATGCACTGGTAATGGCAGTTCCTACCAATATTAGTGTTATTGATTTAGCCCACAGACCAACAAGGAGAATAAGAAAACCGAGCGGCGTTAACCATAATCCTAAAGCCAGTGCCTTTGGATTCGTCATTCGGCGAGCAATAGGCTGACAGAGAAAGCCAATAAAGACCGCTAAGAAAATGACAAACCCTGTCCAACCATCCAAACCTTGAGTTTTTAGCCCCAACGGTACAACAGCAATGATCATGCCCGTTGTTGACCATGCCAAAGCCATAGCGATACCAAATCCCCATGTTCCACTAGGAAATACCGGGAACCGGAGGAGTGAAACATGTTGAGGCACATCAACGCGTGGCATTTTGAAACCAATGAGGGCAAGAATCGGTGCCATAACGAATAGTGCAATAAAGCTGGCGGGCATGAAAGTCGGACCTTGTAACCCAAGACTTAAACTGGTCGCCAAGGCACCTCCGCCAAAACCTAGCGAGGTGGACGATGTCACAATCAGGGCAGCACGCCGAATGCTATCAGCTCCCATCATTTCGGTCATGTAGGCCGTACCCGCAGTTGTGACTAACCCTGTCCCAATACCAAGCAGTACCCGTGCAATAAAAAGGCTTTCCCAGTCAGGCATCAAGACCAAAAGCACTGTTGCTACTGTTGCCAGCAACAACGCTATCGTAATCGGTAATCTGCGACCAATCCGATCCGAGAGTCCCCCTAACAAGAGCAGTGTCGGCATCAACCCTGCCACATAAGCAGCAAAAGCTATCGTCACGGCGGTTGCCCCTACCGCGCTTTTCGCAGCATAAACGCCATATAAGGGTGTTTGAAGGTTAACGGCAAAGGTCACCGTAAATAAAGCGAGGGTGAGTAATGCAATAGAAAGATTTTTTGACATAGCTGTCACTGTCCTTGGCAGTCATAAACAGTCATTCAAAATTGTAGATTACTTCCTTATTCCCCGTATCGCGAGGTAAAAAAATGCCGCTGAACCATTCAGCGGCATATCTCGCCCAGATATCGGGCAAGCCAAAATAAATGAATTTAACCTGCTACCGATGGGAACACGGGTAATAACAGATACAGTTTGATAACGGCGGCGTTGACGATATCAATAAAGAATGCCCCGACCATTGGCACGAGCAGGAATGCCACGTGTGATGGCCCGAAACGGTCAGTGACCGCCTGCATATTCGCAATCGCCGTTGGCGTTGCGCCTAAGCCAAAACCACAGTGGCCGGCGGACAAAACTGCGGCGTCGAAATTTTTGCCCATGATGCGGTAAGTGACGAAAACCGCATACAGCGCCATCACCACGGTTTGTACGGCAAGGATGATTAACATTGGCAGCGCAAGGGATGCCAATTGCCACAATTTCAGGCTCATCAGTGCCATTGCCAAAAACAGCGATAAACTGACGTTACCCAATACCGAAACCGCCCGATCGAATACCCGATAAAAACCCAGCATAGACAAACCGTTACTGAGCACGACACCGACAAACAGCACACAGACGAATGTCGGTAATTCAAAAGCCGTGCCTTGCAGCAGTTTTTCAATAAAACGCCCCGCCAATAAGCAGATGGCGATCATCGCGATGGTTTCCAGCATCACTAATGGCGTGATAAGCCGCCCCGTATAAGGTTTTTCAAAGGCGGTCGGGAGTTCGGTATCTTCCGTTTCTAATCCGGGGGTTTTGGCCTTTCTCACTAACACACGGGCAACCGGCCCGCCAATCAAACCGCCCAGAACCAAACCGAATGTGGCACATGCCATGGCGACTTCCGTCGCATTTTCAAAGCCATAACGTTCTGCGAAGACTTTGCCCCACGCGGCTCCCGTTCCGTGTCCGCCAGACAGGGTAATGGAACCCGCCAGCAATCCCATTAATGGGTCAAGGCCAAGCATTTTCGCCAATGCGATGCCGACGGTGTTTTGCACCAATAACAGGCCAACCACCACAAAGACAAAAATGACCAGAAATTTTCCGCCTGCTTTCAGGCTGGCAAGGTTAGCGTTCAAGCCGATGGTGGCAAAGAACGTTAACATGAGAGGCTCGGTGAGGGATGAATCAAAGCTTATTTCCCAACCCGTGGATTGTTTAAGCGCCAGCAGCACCAAAGCGACCAATAATCCACCGGCGACCGGTTCAGGGATGGTATATTTTTCGAGGAATGGAACCGATTTTACAAGCTTTCTTCCTAGTAACAAAACAAGTGTGGCAGCAACGAGCGTGCCATAAATATCCAGATGATACATTTATGTACCTCATCCATTGTTAATATTATGTGAATTTAATGTGACGTTATAATCATCCTATAAAAACGCCAAGAGCAGGTAAGGGTTGGATTAAAAAGAAAATTAGTCATAAACACAAGTTAAAACATTTAAAAATGTGACGAAATTAAGCGGTATTTCATTATGAAAACTTTACGCAAACGATTGCTTTAGTGATAGGAATCATTAAAATGCGTTTTTTGTCTAGCTGGAATTTCACAACATGGTCAATTTACCCCGTGAATCCAATTCATCAGAAGTCACCCATAAATCAAACAATGAATTGATCTATCGACTGGAAGATAAGCCGCCTCTGCCACATGCCCTGTTTGCAGCGTGCCAACATTTACTGGCCATGTTTGTGGCGGTGATTACGCCTGCGATGTTGATTTGTCAGGCGTTGGGGCTTCCCGCACAGGATACGCAACGCATTATCAGCATGTCCCTGTTTGCCTCAGGTTTGGCATCACTGATTCAAATGCGATCTTGGGGACCCGTTGGCTCTGGCTTGCTTTCCATTCAGGGCACCAGTTTTAATTTCGTGGCACCACTGATTATGGGGGGTCTGGCGTTGAAAAATGGCGGTGCGGATATCCCAACCATGATGTCCGCCCTGTTCGGTACACTGATGATCGCCTCAATGACGGAGGTGTTGCTTTCACGGGTGCTGCATTTAGCCAGTAAGATCATTACCCCGCTGGTCTCAGGCATTGTGGTCATGATCATCGGCCTGTCGTTAATTCAGGTCGGATTAACGTCGATTGGCGGCGGCTATGCCGCGATGCAAAACGGGACATTTGGCGCACCGGATAATCTGCTGTTAGCGGGAGTTGTGCTTGCCGTTATTGTGTTGCTCAATCGGCAAAAGAATCCTTACTTGCGGGTGGCTTCTCTGGTCATTGCCATGACGGTCGGTTATCTGGTGGCGTGGTATAAGGATATGCTTCCCGTTGCAACGCCACAGGCCGATACCCCAATCATCACGGTTCCTTCACCGCTCTATTATGGTCTGTCTTTTGACTGGAATCTGTTGATCCCCTTGATTCTGATTTTTATGGTGACTTCACTGGAAACGATTGGCGATATCACCGCCACCTCCGATGTCTCCGAACAGCCGGTCAGCGGCCCGCTCTATATGAAACGCATCAAGGGTGGTGTGCTGGCAAACGGCCTTAATTCTATGGTTTCCGCCGTGTTCAATACCTTTCCCAACTCCTGTTTTGGTCAGAACAATGGTGTGATCCAGTTGACCGGCGTCGCCAGTCGCCATGTCGGTTACCTTATCGCGTCTATGCTGATTCTGTTGGGGCTGTTTCCTGCCGTGGCGGGTTTTGTGCAACATATTCCTGAACCGGTTCTGGGCGGGGCGACGATTGTGATGTTTGGGACTATCGCCGCTTCGGGTGTCAGGATCGTTTCCCGTGAACCCCTGAACCGTCGTTCCATCATGATCATCGCACTGTCTCTGGCGGTCGGGTTAGGTGTTTCCCAGCAACCGCTGATTTTACAGTTTGC
This genomic interval from Xenorhabdus doucetiae contains the following:
- the gmk gene encoding guanylate kinase codes for the protein MNQGTLYIVSAPSGAGKSSLIQALLKTQPLYDTQVSVSHTTRQARPGENHGEHYFFVTVDEFQNMISNDEFLEYACVFGNYYGTSRKVIEETLASGVDVFLDIDWQGAQQIRQKMPAGRSIFILPPSKEELLRRLRGRGQDSEEVIAKRMAQAVAEMEHYNEYDYVIINDDFNTALADLQSIIRSERLRLDRQTQRHDALISKLLAD
- the rpoZ gene encoding DNA-directed RNA polymerase subunit omega is translated as MARVTVQDAVEKIGNRFDLVLVAARRARQLQAGGKDPLVPEENDKTTVIALREIEQGLINNKILDVRERQEQQEQEAAEIKAVSAIAEGRR
- the spoT gene encoding bifunctional GTP diphosphokinase/guanosine-3',5'-bis pyrophosphate 3'-pyrophosphohydrolase; this translates as MYLFESLKQLVLKYLPEDQIDLLKQAYVVARDAHEGQTRSSGEPYITHPVAVSCILAEMRLDHETLMAALLHDVIEDTPATFQDIEQLFGTAVAGLVEGVSKLDKLNFRDKKEAQAENFRKMIMAMVQDIRVILIKLADRTHNMRTLGSLRPDKRRRIARETLEIYSPLAHRLGIHHLKTELEELGFEALYPNRYRVIKEVVKAARGNRKEMIQKILSEIEGRLTDAGIKCTVSGREKHLYSIYRKMRLKEQRFHSIMDIYAFRVIVNNLDTCYRVLGQMHSLYKPRPGRVKDYIAIPKANGYQSLHTSLIGPHGVPVEVQIRTEDMDQMAEMGVAAHWAYKEQGESGTTAQVRAQRWMQSLLELQQSAGSSFEFIESVKSDLFPDEIYVFTPEGRIVELPAGATPVDFAYAVHTDIGHACVGARVDRLPYPLSQTLNSGQTVEIITAPGARPNAAWLNFVVSSKARAKIRQLLKNLKRDDSISLGRRLLNHALGNGTKIADIPPENISKELARMKLATLDDLLAEIGLGNAMSVVVARNLLLGAAEKVANSNGNSSRKLPIKGADGILITFAKCCRPIPGDPIIAHISPGKGLVIHHESCRNIRGYQKEPEKFMPVEWDKDINSDFIAEIKVDMFNHQGALANLTAAINDVNSNIQSMNTEEKDGRVYCAFIRLTTKDRIQLANIMRKIRVMPDVMRVSRNRN
- the recG gene encoding ATP-dependent DNA helicase RecG, which gives rise to MKGQLLDAIPLTTLHGVGASQVTKLARLGLVNLQDLLLHLPLRYEDQTRLYTINELLPGIYATVTGEILRTQVAFGRRRIMTCQISDGTGILTLRFFNFTAAMKNNLAEGKQVVAYGEIRRGTQGPEIIHPEYKVRQHANHVQLQETLTPIYPTTEGVRQTTLRKLIEQALEILDTCAINELLPEEFSRNLISLPNALHTLHHPPPDISLADLENGRHPAQRRLILEELLAHQLSMLTVRAGTQRFHAQPLPAEDSLKQQLLSRLPFSPTGAQARVVAEIEHDLEKNVPMMRLIQGDVGSGKTLVAALAAVRAIVHGKQVALMAPTELLAEQHANTFRQWLEPLGIQVGWLAGKQKGKARQAQQEAIASGQVSMVVGTHAMFQEQVKFAGLALVIIDEQHRFGVHQRLALWEKGREQGFHPHQLIMTATPIPRTLAMTAYADLDTSIIDELPPGRTPVTTVAIPDTRRNDIIQRIKSACLDEGRQAYWVCTLIEDSEVLEAQAAQATSEELTLALPELKVGLVHGRMKPAEKQAVMAAFKQGEIQLLVATTVIEVGVDIPNASLMIIDNPERLGLAQLHQLRGRVGRGATASHCVLLYKTPLTHTAKIRLQVLRDSNDGFVIAQKDLEIRGPGELLGTRQTGNAEFRIADLLRDQSMLPEVQRIARYLHQHYPEHAKALIERWLPDSSQYSNA
- a CDS encoding MFS transporter, with protein sequence MSKNLSIALLTLALFTVTFAVNLQTPLYGVYAAKSAVGATAVTIAFAAYVAGLMPTLLLLGGLSDRIGRRLPITIALLLATVATVLLVLMPDWESLFIARVLLGIGTGLVTTAGTAYMTEMMGADSIRRAALIVTSSTSLGFGGGALATSLSLGLQGPTFMPASFIALFVMAPILALIGFKMPRVDVPQHVSLLRFPVFPSGTWGFGIAMALAWSTTGMIIAVVPLGLKTQGLDGWTGFVIFLAVFIGFLCQPIARRMTNPKALALGLWLTPLGFLILLVGLWAKSITLILVGTAITSASSYGFTYLAALFEFSSKAPDNRARATAGLFIYSYIGFSLPVIASGALADMFGLLPAMVIFSVVQIIITLITVLFWRK
- the gltS gene encoding sodium/glutamate symporter, whose translation is MYHLDIYGTLVAATLVLLLGRKLVKSVPFLEKYTIPEPVAGGLLVALVLLALKQSTGWEISFDSSLTEPLMLTFFATIGLNANLASLKAGGKFLVIFVFVVVGLLLVQNTVGIALAKMLGLDPLMGLLAGSITLSGGHGTGAAWGKVFAERYGFENATEVAMACATFGLVLGGLIGGPVARVLVRKAKTPGLETEDTELPTAFEKPYTGRLITPLVMLETIAMIAICLLAGRFIEKLLQGTAFELPTFVCVLFVGVVLSNGLSMLGFYRVFDRAVSVLGNVSLSLFLAMALMSLKLWQLASLALPMLIILAVQTVVMALYAVFVTYRIMGKNFDAAVLSAGHCGFGLGATPTAIANMQAVTDRFGPSHVAFLLVPMVGAFFIDIVNAAVIKLYLLLPVFPSVAG
- a CDS encoding nucleobase:cation symporter-2 family protein, whose protein sequence is MVNLPRESNSSEVTHKSNNELIYRLEDKPPLPHALFAACQHLLAMFVAVITPAMLICQALGLPAQDTQRIISMSLFASGLASLIQMRSWGPVGSGLLSIQGTSFNFVAPLIMGGLALKNGGADIPTMMSALFGTLMIASMTEVLLSRVLHLASKIITPLVSGIVVMIIGLSLIQVGLTSIGGGYAAMQNGTFGAPDNLLLAGVVLAVIVLLNRQKNPYLRVASLVIAMTVGYLVAWYKDMLPVATPQADTPIITVPSPLYYGLSFDWNLLIPLILIFMVTSLETIGDITATSDVSEQPVSGPLYMKRIKGGVLANGLNSMVSAVFNTFPNSCFGQNNGVIQLTGVASRHVGYLIASMLILLGLFPAVAGFVQHIPEPVLGGATIVMFGTIAASGVRIVSREPLNRRSIMIIALSLAVGLGVSQQPLILQFAPDWVKNLLSSGIAAGGLTAILLNLIFPQEK